DNA from Acidobacteriota bacterium:
AAGAACAATATGTTGCGGTTGAGCGGCTGCTCGGAGTCGAAGCGTTTCAAGGATTTTCATAGGTTTTAGGGCTGGGGGCTGGGGGCTGGGGGCTTGGGGCCTGGAAATATTGGTTCCAAAGCCCGAAGCCCAGTCATCAGAGATTAACTGCCAAGGGCCTTCTGGATATCAGAAAGCCAGTTTTCAGCCGAAATAGTGGTTTGTGAACTGTCCTTCATTGAGCGCAACGCCCACTGGCCGGTTTGGAGTTCGGTTTCGCCCAAAATCAAAACCAGTTGGGCGCCGACTTTATCTGCCAGTTTCATCGAGCTTTTGAGACTTCGGTGTTCAAAATCCATCAACGTCGCCACACCAGCCCGTCGAAGCTCGCTGACAATCGTGACGGCTTTGTGAAATGCGGCTTCCCCAAGAGGGGCCACAAACACCTGTGGCGTGTTGGTGTCTTTGAGGTCTTCAGGGAGCGACATCGCAAACCGGTCAACGCCGATGGCAAATCCGAATCCTTTGGCGGGTGGACCGCCGAGTGTTTTAGACAACCCGTCATAGCGTCCGCCGCCGAGCAAGGCGCTCTGTGACCCAAGCGAACCCGAGACAATTTCAAACACGGTTTTGGTGTAGTAATCCAGCCCACGTACCATCTGCGAGTCAACCACGTAGGAAATCCCACGTTCGTCAAGCATCCGGCACAGCGCCTCAAAGTGGCGATGGCTTTCGTCAGACAACAAGTTGATGGTGGATGGCAGTTGGGCCACCACTGCTGTATCAATTTTGCAATCCAGAATGCGCAACGGGTTGGTCTCATACCGTCGCTGGCAGTCTCCGCACATGGTGCTGATCCTGTCCTTGAGTTCGTGTTTGATCATGTCGATAAACCGAACCCGTGTTTCCGCATCGCCAACTGAATTCAGCCGAAGTTCTGTGTTGGGAATTCCCAGCGCGGAAATCAAATGCACCAGAATTTCGATACATTCAGCATCAATCGCCGGGTTATCGGTTTTGCTGATGACTTCGGCGCCGATCTGGTAAAACTGCCGGAAGCGTCCTTTCTGTCCGCGTTCGCGTCGGAATTGCGGCCCGCTATAAAAAAGTTTGACGGTGTCGGCCTGCGTCCACATTTTGTGCTGAATGAACGCCCGAATCACCGATGCTGTATTTTCAGGTCGGAGCGTGAGCTTGTCGCCGTT
Protein-coding regions in this window:
- a CDS encoding histidine--tRNA ligase, producing MLKTPKYTRDLLPAEFTTDTSAHIHKFQFIESTARELFHRFGFKEIRTPIFEHTELFARGVGTETDIVTKEMYSWTDINGDKLTLRPENTASVIRAFIQHKMWTQADTVKLFYSGPQFRRERGQKGRFRQFYQIGAEVISKTDNPAIDAECIEILVHLISALGIPNTELRLNSVGDAETRVRFIDMIKHELKDRISTMCGDCQRRYETNPLRILDCKIDTAVVAQLPSTINLLSDESHRHFEALCRMLDERGISYVVDSQMVRGLDYYTKTVFEIVSGSLGSQSALLGGGRYDGLSKTLGGPPAKGFGFAIGVDRFAMSLPEDLKDTNTPQVFVAPLGEAAFHKAVTIVSELRRAGVATLMDFEHRSLKSSMKLADKVGAQLVLILGETELQTGQWALRSMKDSSQTTISAENWLSDIQKALGS